In Clarias gariepinus isolate MV-2021 ecotype Netherlands chromosome 9, CGAR_prim_01v2, whole genome shotgun sequence, a single window of DNA contains:
- the uck2a gene encoding uridine-cytidine kinase 2-A produces MAGDSEADLEHREPEHTHTIRQPFLIGVAGGTASGKSSVCAKIMELLGQNKIENHQRQVAILSQDSFYKVLTPEQKAKALKGQYNFDHPDAFDNELVVKTLCDIMEGKTVQIPVYDFVTHSRKKETVTVYPADVVLFEGILMFYSQEIRDLFQMKLFVDTDADTRLSRRVLRDISERGRDLEQVLSQYITFVKPAFEEFCLPTKKYADVIIPRGADNLVAINLIVQHIQDILNGGLTKRLNGCLNGHATPRKRQPSESSSRPH; encoded by the exons ATGGCAGGAGACAGCGAGGCCGATCTGGAGCACCGTGAAcccgagcacacacacaccatccgaCAGCCTTTCCTCATCGGGGTGGCGGGGGGGACTGCCAGCGGAAAG TCATCCGTGTGTGCtaagattatggagcttcttggccagaataaaattgaaaatcaCCAAAGGCAGGTGGCCATCCTGAGTCAGGACAGTTTCTACAAGGTACTTACCCCAGAACAGAAGGCCAAGGCACTTAAAGGACAATACAACTTTGATCACCCAG ATGCATTTGATAATGAGTTAGTGGTAAAGACATTATGTGACATCATGGAGGGAAAAACAGTTCAGATCCCAGTCTATGACTTTGTAACCCATTCCAG GAAAAAGGAAACAGTGACAGTGTACCCGGCTGACGTGGTGCTGTTCGAAGGTATTCTCATGTTCTACTCACAGGAAATTAGGGATCTCTTTCAGATGAAACTATTTGTCGACACAGATGCTGATACACGACTTTCACGCAGAG TGTTGCGAGACATCAGTGAACGTGGACGAGACCTGGAGCAGGTCTTAAGTCAATATATCACATTTGTGAAGCCTGCGTTTGAAGAGTTCTGCTTGCCA ACAAAAAAGTATGCTGATGTGATCATCCCAAGGGGAGCTGATAATCTAG TTGCCATTAATCTGATAGTGCAGCACATCCAGGACATTCTGAACGGTGGCTTGACCAAACGATTGAACGGATGTCTTAATGGCCACGCTACTCCTCGCAAAAGGCAGCCATCTGAGTCAAGCAGCAGGCCACACTGA